Part of the Uloborus diversus isolate 005 chromosome 2, Udiv.v.3.1, whole genome shotgun sequence genome, cacaagaaataagataacgtaacgcttgtattctatttgtttgctgaaaaacagccgagagttgcgaatcaaaacggagtaatctttttagaattcatcaagaaactcagttaattcagtcccatttttaacgaagacattcattaaaggcagtaatcatttattctgcaaatttggtgttaaacagcatttttgtacatttgcatttttcttaccaactgaatgagcgaattttggttctacgacattttggcccgacgacattttggcccggcgacattttggacaggcgacattttggccgagcgacattttggcccggcgacattttgggccggcgacattttggatcggcgacattttggcccggcgacattttggacaggcgacattttggaccggcgacatttcggcccggcgacattttggatcggcgacattttggcctggcgacattttggacaagcgacattttggaccggcgacattttggcctggcgagattttggacaagcgacatttcggcccggcgacattttggccgcgacatttcggtggcgacattttgaccccaaaccagtTTAAGTTACACACAGAATACAAAAACAGTAATGCTTCGAAATTGCCATTCCAAAGATGGCTTTATTCTCCCTATTTGACATGAAATGAGCCTGTGATAGCGAAGCTTCGTCAGCAGAGAATAAATGGTGTTTTCTCATTTCaatttttactccccccccctccccaggcgAGCTGGACGACAACCTGCTGCCGACGGGCAAGGAGGCGGTCCGGGCGGAAGACCGGGAGGACGCCTCCGACGAGGAGGCCAGGAAGGAGGAGAGGGGACCCGCGCGCCCAGGCACCACCAAGAGGAGGCTCTACTACTTCAAGAAGGTATGACTACGATACTGCTCTAGAAATCGGCTCATGCTCGATGCCGACCGCATATGCTGTAACAAATGACCCTCGGGCGAGCGATGCTTGCCCGGTCTCGAATCTCGCATCGCTCGTTCGGACACGTAATCGTTAAATGATCTTTGCTTGCAGGTGGCCGACGCCCTCCGTGACGCGCGGCCCTCCCCCGGACAGCCCTGCCACCTGTACGTGCTGGACATGCGCCTGACGTGCCCCATCCCGGAGGAGCAGAACACGCGGGGACGGAAGATACACGACCCCTCCCGCACCCCCAGGAGCTTCGGCATCCTGGCGCGCAGGCCCATCCCGCCGGTGAGTGCATTTTTGGTTGAAAGTaacgtactgtctgaccacgggttgtatggaaagacaagcatccgttttacagccggaaatggacgaatctattaattattagcgatgtcagcttttgcaaagcagagtctcattcaaatgagtggaatacgcgcatcgaatttttacttttccccctcattcacacagattcatcttatctggacgtttgaaaattccatgcaatctgtggttggacagtatttgccttttttttggaATGGAACTTCTCGACTCTTTCCTGTAGAaggcattaaaatttttgaattgtgaTGTGTGGGTTCTATGAGTGGGTTAAGATTGAGCGCCGTCCATTAGGCACCAGAAACactgggcgccgagcatattgggcTCCGGGAACATTGGGCTCCAAAAATATTAAGCGGCGGGAACATTGGGTGCCGAGAACATTGAGCGCAGGGAATATTGAGCACCCAGGTTTTGGACGCTGTTCAACATTTTCGGTACCCAAAAACTGCGTCCAATCGACGGCGCCCAACTTTCCCTAGCGCACAATTTACTCAGCGCTGTTGACCTAACAATTCGTCTCTAACCTCTGTAACGAAGGTATACACCTAAGGTTTAGCAGATGCCTTTCTGTTTCACATTTCTGTAGCTCTCTagtgaatgaaatgtcagaactcaaattgaaaaagctaaatcattttatttataaatctaaTAATCAACAACTGTAAAACATAGAAACTTCTGTAAATGATATAAACAAGTATGAGGGTTTTCAACGATACTCAAATAACTCTTCATATTCCATAGGAACatctttccaaaaaatatttgacaCCCTAACGGTAATTAttctaaaatatttccaaaaaatttaagtccctaactctcatgACGAAATCCTAACAGCCATCTCCTAAGTTCGGGACGTCGCTTCAACAGCGAACGATCCTCCAAAAACACGActatcgtcagtcgaaaatgagaaacgcgagcagaagaTGATTTCCTTCTGATTTCTTCCCGCTTATATCCTATCCCCGCACACGCGGCACGTCACTCCGGATATGCTTACGTAAGAGCCGTCTGGATCCTTCGAGAACAATCGATTTCCTCCGAGTCATCGGGAGATTGCGTCACACATCCGCTCGTGCTCTGACGTCAAATCCTTCTTCCTAACGAACACTTCGTTCCGAGTCGATCCGTTGTTTACACATTGCTTTCCGATACGCGATTTGAAATAAGCGTCCTTTAAAGGGACAAGATTAAATGCTTATTcattaataaagaaaaacaagtgaGTAACAACTGTTACATTTAGTTTACACTtagcttttaaaatgaattagtGAGAATATCTCTCAAATAGACATTTTGTGGCTATTATCCCCCGTAAAATttcgcatatgggcgcccttggctgATTTCCGACGTCCCCATTGTAGGGGCTGAAAGAAGCATTTCAGCCCTCGGAAATAATTAGCAGAGTAGTAGTTTAAATAAGCACATGACGAACAAagtccagaagaaaaaaatatccttttattttaGCATGTTGAATGAGCTAATTCTTAGACAATGTATTTGACTTACATTGAATCCAGTTCAACAGGaacattaaacataaaacattataCCGAAACGAACAACATCTCGtcaaaaaatggctaaaaacttaTTTCGAATTACTTTAGAATAGATGCATCTACGCGAAAtaacattcaaataaaattaagCCATTTTCATCTGAACTGGATAGGACGATACAAACGTGCTCACAACACATACGAAAAAAATATGGGAGAGAGAGCGATCTCTCAAAACTGCAGCATTAAATACCGTGAAACCACATAGTGGAACTACCAACCGTCGAAATTTTAATCCCTTGTGCAAAATAACAAGCACTGTTGCCACTCACGAAAACTTTAGAAAACATCACATGGTTATAACATGCAGGAGCTAACCAAAACCCAATCCAGTTATATATTCAAAGCGTTTTGCAGCCAGATGAACCGGAATCTGTCGGTAGGCTCTTGGGATTGTAACACCAGACCAAAAACGCATTCGGTGAAGCATTTCAGTCTTGAGTTTCAGGCTCCTCGAGAACAGAAATCAGTCGCGTCTTTAATCGCAATGTATTTGTCATCTTCTGGTGGATTAATCAAAATATTCGACGCTTGAGATAAATTGAATTGTGGACGGACGGAGATACGATCCCTTCCTTCATAAGAGCAGTTTTCGACTGTAAAATCCTTGTCTAGGTAACCTGTGCAATGCACTCATGCGTGTTTCTTTATCATATTGTTATGAGTtccggtgcagcttcaaactttcttgaaaggacggcacagttcttgagaaaaacacaggaaatttatttacactacgtacaggaaagagcgtcaacaactgctaaatgaatcatcagcaattaagcaaatgtcaatcaacaccgtaaactcaacggttgcacacgtattttcatccaaatacgcgaaacaacacagcgaaatgcctcgcaataaacagagctaataaactctcagtacaaattctcaatcgagactgcctttttatcatgcggcacggctatttataaacatcgaaagagacctctcaactattccagaaaatgctacaccgttctacactttcttatttctttccattcacaaattttatcattcagaaatgagggtaccgtatacttcagccgaatgtacgggggctatatattcattacaagaaactatttacaggttacgttactacaataattttagatgacagataatttaataaacgccaaacgtagctagattacgacaaattaatcacaaaaataattactatttacagaatttgtaacaatattatgtctGACAACGATCGTGTGATTCTCCCCCAGGTGTGCAGCTTTCCCGTGTTCACTCGTTCGGGCGAGGTGACGGTGAGCGTGCGGCCCGCACTCGGGCCGCCCCTGGAGCTGGACCAAGAGCAGCTGGAGTGCCTCTCGTACTTCCACCGCTACACGTTCGGGGAGGTGCTGCGCCTGGAGAAGTACCCCATGACCTACCGGCCGGAGGAGGCCGAGGCCTCCCACTACGTCGTTCCCGTCACCCAGGGTGAGAATGTGCTGAAAAAAATGACTAAGCGATGTAAATAAAGCGCCAAGTGTCCGatgatttgtgctttatttatgttgcCTTTTCATTTTcaccaaacatttttaatcagggttggccgaattggacccaattgggttggacccaacgggtttttttgaaaaaacccatttaaaaaaacccattatttaacccactcttgggttttttttaattttctgagaagttttttaaaaaattaattaatttaaatacttttacaatttaaacttcttttttatttgttcttcaccacagacaatgaacataaaaaatgaattttgaacttgaatagtacttcttaactcttaacggcattaaaaaaatacttcagattttaaataaatgtatttaacttttttctttaagtggtcaataaataactcaaattatattgaccaagtcctgtcagtctgattttctcaatatttgtagattgtacagaggaaactaatctagttaaaaggctttcatgtgaattattttctgctaaccaacacgtcacaaatctcgaataaacacaaggtatattttttagaaataaacagatttttcaaacggtcgacagaaaatagaacaggtacagtattttcattatcttacgaaaaagtttaatatttcttactctgtacacagaaatagaaaaacatgcaacataaagttcaaagaaatatcttgattaagctggaattcagtaaaaagggatttaaacttcttgaggttctacagtagttttacataacaaaataaaatacatttaagtaaaatgcaaagaaaaaatgtagtaattaaaaacgtacaatagattttatcacttgagatgtaactttaccttaactgttattaataatgaaaattaaaaaatctgaaacttcaccattcttgggttttttcgtcttttatatttttctccagaaaacgctgaatttcaactaattttccagctttttttacccgaagacaatttttgcactttgtccatatacttacgctccAATAttctacaagtaccccacattttccctaaaaaaagacaaaaaaaaaaaccacatttcttataaaaaacccaactttagttggggttttttgggttttatttaaaaaaaccccaaaaaccctgggtccatgggcttttttaaaaaaacccgggtttttgccaaccctgtttttaATCCTTTCTTACATAGAAGCTGGAGAAAAAATGGTGTTTAATAATCATTTCCTGAAAATATGATTTTGCGGGACATGGGTGTTGTAAATATTCAGTTGCATCCCGGGAGTCATTATGTATCGTACATATATGGTTTGGTAGTTTGGTCCAGATATTGCAGAGATATTCCTTTCATAATAGTAGGAATAAAGAAGGCCTATACTAGCATGTGTTTTTAAGTAATGGACAGTTTGTAAGtaatagtattttaaattttaatgcattttctgCCCAAAACAAGCTTCATGCAAGGTAGAAAGTAGGAaacttaaacattatttttttcatgtggtAAAAAAAGGCACCTTTTAGCTCAGTGTTGGTGCAAgaaacaaaaggggaaaaaacaaagttaccaaaactttttcaaaaatgaagaaacTCCTCAGACGGGGTATATTTCGTACCATTAGCCTGCTACAGAAGGTACAAGCCCACAAAACCGATTTGATTGAGTcaatttttgatatattttttttttgtttgtttgttgcaGGGGCTACGGACCATTTCTGCaaagataaaaatgttttgcGAATATGcgcctgttaaaaataataaaaggggTAGCTGTGAGTACGAGATGTATtgagcaaattttcaaaaggtagagaaaattaaatataatgttCCAAATTTCGTCGGGTGGTAAATATGTGATCATCACGTTAAATTAGGACTACTACGCTCAATTACTGAGGCGAAATTTGTTGCCCGGATCACGTATTTACAGCCTTGGTTTTTCTTTAAAAGGATATCCAGGTCGAATATTTGTTCTtattaaagaaaatgttaaacattttacTGCTCATTTACATTAAGTATTGTTTTGTCATACCTGTTTTATGTTTCAGTGACaatcaaaatattgatttttcacCGCAGGCTAATGCTACTAAAGTGTCTTTTAAACAGATATGTGATAAAAACACTTCCTTATTCCAATATAAATACGATTTTATATACGTCGCCTCGTACGGTTTaaccttttatattttttctttcttatatagCATATCCATGGAGCAGCcaccatttcatttttcattcaataatattaaaatggtGCCAtccattttttaacttaatcattCACTTGAGATGCGAAAATCTATGTGCCCAGTTAACGTTTAGACCTTGGGTTGTGGCATGTGCGTTTTTTTCCGCTTCATTTATGATAGTATTTTCGATACTGACTGATCCAATTGTGTCACTGGACtgaataaaagttaacaaagatCCGATTGCAAGCCTTGGGTGATGGTGAAGAAAAGGAAATGCTCTTTCAAGCCCACCCTAGGGATAAGATCCAAAAGCCGTTTTAGTTGATTCCTTTGGATTTAGTAGGACCGTTCCCAAAAAGAGTTTTTTGGTGATAAAACATACGCACACCACAATTAACGATTTTTCTAGAAACCTAAGGATAAagcttttgtgtatttttttgcACTATTAGAAGTGTGTCAGAGATTTCTAGGAAGAACATTTTGGCAGTAAGGTCATACATTGGAGGGGGAAATTTAAGACTTCCTTATTTGAAGCCTATTTGTTCAAAAAGGGCATCAGCATTAAAAAGACGAAACACTACACGCCCCAGCAAAATGGCATCGCGGAGAGATACAACCTGACTTCGATTGATGGTGTCAGGGCAATGCTAAAAGACTCCGGTTTACGCGAAGAGTTCTGGGCGGAAGCTGCATTTTGCTTCAATTATGCTAGAAACGGAGCAGTGATAAAAGGAACCGGAAAACTTTATTCGAGCTATTCTGCGGAAGAAAACTCTCGCTAATACACCTGAATCTGAAAATGTGGGTGCAGCACCTGAGTGGGGATGGCTAAAGAAAAGCTGAGAAAGTTTGATATGAAGGACTAAAAAGGCACTATGGTAGGATACTCAATCCAAACTAAAGAGACTTATTCTAACTTGGTTAAATCTTTGATGAAAATCTGAAGTCCAATGACCACTCTTTATGAACACTATTTCATATTTGAgacagtgagatgcaaagggatgcaagtggcaatattaaaattttttagataagcaatacaaatggtaggtgaaggTGAAGCTCTcctccgtcttggggcaagagacggtactagtagccctggtaagtgcatgatttagaaaaactcttcaatgaaagtctacctaggagccaatctttaaacgcgttttactcaaaacttgaaaacttcCACTtgcttccctttgcttctcactttctCGTTTGTCGAACACAAAAGTATTCTGCCTCCGCTTTCATCGTTTCGTTTTCTGTCGTCGACTGAGAACGCGATGTCTGAATGTATCCACATCTTTTGCAGACCCGGACGGCGAGGACTGCGCCATCGACTGGGCCTTCGCCGAGTCGATCCTGCGCCAGAGGGACAGGCGTCCGGGGAAGACGTCGGACGAGGAGCGGCGTCGCTTCCGGTTCCGGACCGAGGAGTACCGCGACGCCGTGGTGATGCCGTGGTACCGCAACCTGGACAAGCCGCAGTTCTTCTACGTGGCCGAGATCTGCGGCGAGCTGACGCCGGCCAGCGACTTCCCCGACACCGAGTACGCCTCCTTCGAGGAGTACTACCTCAAGAAGTACGACATCGCGATCGTGAACCGCGACCAGCCGCTGCTCGACGTCGACCACACCTCGGCGCGGCTCAACCTGCTGACGCCGCGCTACGTGAACCGGAAGGGCGTCACGCTGCCCACCAGCAGCGAGCACACCAAGCGCACCAAGAGGGAGAACCTGCAGCAGAAGCAGATCCTGGTGCCGGAGCTGTGCGCCGTGCACCCCTTCCCGGCGTACCTCTGGCGCAAGGCCGTCTGCCTGCCCTGCATCCTGTACCGGCTCAACGCGCTGCTGCTTGCCGAGCAACTGCGGCTGCAGGTAGTATTTTATAAAATCAGAGTATCTTATATCTGTTAAGAGTGGAGAACCCTTagtacaaaacttttattcaacagtAGCTGTGttgtccggctttgcccggtgTAAATTCGATGGCCCGCAAAGGAATAAGCGTGGACTAattttaagtaactattttattttatcttaaagcaGAAGACTATTAGCACAGTTAACATGAAATCAAAAGACACAGCTACATTTCACACAACATAATGGTTGAATGACAAAACACATGGCTTACAATGCTGAAAAAGTTCTTACAGTTCGTTGCCAATcggtaataagaaaaacaataaataaatgcaaaagctTTGCACAACTATCGGGAAGAAAGTTGGATATTTCATTGAGATCATCAacgcccggtctactttgaaaataaaaattaagtcaagTGAGGTACAttcattcaacaatcaggcttaaataaacaaaaagaaaaaaactatcatgcagaatttcccctccaaacaatgacgaaagatattaaaatacttttaagaaattaaaattatgaaatgagaaagataaatttaaaaagtgtaaccatggaaacgaaaataaaataagtttaagaatcgaaaatgagaaagatggaaataagcaatgggttcaaaaagcgttaccgtgaaacgcaaaataaaatggtaaaaaactcgaatagagaacagatttttgaacttcatttaattcgcttgtaactttttttctaatggagatagagggttgaaatttcgaccacaggtcgagttacatctggagtaaaaaaagcagctcttgccaatgctgtcaaaaagaagactgtgagacaattccttcactttttattaatggatttaatgaagaaagtagtgctaaatttcagctaagcctaaaaaaaattgagctaaaaacgtaaaaaactccctccgcaattaagttagagcattggaacaaattgcatagaacgcggaaaattcttccctttccaacgatatataatgttaccatttgcgagtaatttttcacccccatatttgggaatttttgaaaattgggcctaaattggaattaaaaaaaaactactcatcgattttttttttcgaatcggtctgcaaacctttccggtgctgaaagaaagatactgtgaaaatgtcagcgaaatcggccgggtggTTCTCGAGTTTTGTGCTATCAAACAAAAAGACGctttttggaaacttcattttatactatgtagaaatAGAACACAACTTGCTTCTTGCAAGATACAGCCCTGAACACAGAGTGAAAAAGCAAAACATGTGGCTGAAAGCCGTAAATGCATTTGCATGTGCAGCCAACACCTGATTGGTTCATTGACATTATCCTATTTAAATTAGTTTCTAGCCCTCGACCAACTACGTGTTGGCTGCAGTTAAGATACTGAATCActcattttaaataaagaaatactttaatttaatatttattttaatatataattaaatatatttattatttattaacatGGAAGAATACTCTACAGGTGGCCGACGCCATCCACGTCGGGATGCGGACCCTACCGGCAGACTTCCGTTGGCCGCCGCTGGACTTCGGCTGGACCCTGGCAGACATCCTCGGATCCGGGCCGGCGACCGGGGAGAAGAAGCGGCGGCGGCCGGATCCGGCACCCGTGCGGAACGGACGCGCGGTGACGAACGGCGAGACGCACGACAGCAAGTGCGAGGACACGAACGGCGTCATGGACTTCGAGATCGACGTGTTCGACCCGAGCAAGCTGGACATCCCGGACGACGACGCCCTGCTGGAACGGGAGCTCGAGGAGATCAACTTCGGCGCGGACGGCTCCCCGTTCGACCTCGGCGGGAGCTTTCCGATCGGCAACGGGCTCCCGCCCTTCCCCCTCTGGCGTCCCCCCGCGGACGGGGACGGGTCCCGCGTCCGCTACGGGTCCCCCAGCAACTTCGAGGGGTCCGGCTGGGACTCGGAGTGGGACGTGGACGAGGACGAAACGTCCTTCCGCTCCGTCAACTTCCACGGGCTGGACTACATCTCCGCTCCCGGACTCATCGACATGGAGAGCCTCTCCAACGACCTGGCGTCCTGTCGGGACGACGACCTGTGGGACAGCATGGACGACGACTCTGCGACGAGCGACGACGAGGAGGCGCCGGACGTCCCGCACAAGCCGTTCCCCGTCTCCGAGCCGGCCGTCGACCGGACGCTTTCCGACGCACGCGAAGAGGCGTGCGAATCCACCTGGCTGACTTGCCCTTCCATGACGAACGATCGCTCGACGGAGTCCGACTCGGCGGAGGAGGAGTCGGATCCGGAAATCGTCGCGACGGTGGAAGAGATAAAGCGGAAAGAGAGGCAAAAGATAGACTTCCTGTATCCGGACGGGACGTGCGGCGAGGCGGGGGACGGTTCGAAGATCGACGAGATGCTTCGCATCGTGGCGAAGAGCGAGGAAGAGCTCCTGTCGGAAGCGCGTCCGCCCGACGCGGACGGGGAACCGGACGCGACGAGTCCCAAGGCGGCTCCCCTCGACCATCCGGGCGAGGCCGTGCTGGCGTTCGGAGAGCTGCTGCCCAACAGGGAGCGCCACCTGCCGCTCGACGACAACCTGCGGCGCGTCGCGTTCGACGCCGACCCGGACCTCTCGCTTCATCCGGGGCCCGGGCCCGGCGTCATCCTGCAGGCGCTGACCATGTCCAACGCCAACGACGGCATCAACCTGGAGCGCCTGGAGACGGTGGGCGACTCCTTCCTCAAGTACGCCATCACGGTGCACCTCTTCTGCGCGCACCCCGACATCCACGAGGGCAAGCTCTCCTACCTGCGCAGCAAGCAGATCAGCAACTTCAACCTGTTCCGGCTGGGGCGGCGCAAGGGGCTGGGCGAGTCCATGGTCGCCTCCAAGTTCGAGCCCTACGACAACTGGCTGCCGCCCGGGTACGTCGTGCCCCGGGGCCTGGAGGAGGCGCTCATCGCCTCGGGCGGCGTCTGGGACCTGGGCCGCCTGGACGACCTGACGCGCATGAGCGAGGAGGAGGTGCGCAGGAGCGTGGAGGGGCGGCCCCCGCCCGACCCCCGCGCCCTGGTGCCCTACAACCTGCTCACGCAGCACAGCATCCCGGACAAGAGCATCGCCGACTGCGTGGAGGCGCTCATCGGCGCCTACCTGGTGTCCTGCGGCTCCCGGGGAGCCCTCCTCTTCATGTCCTGGCTGGGGCTGCGGGTGCTGCCGGTCGAGGCGGACGGCTCCTACGGGCGCCCGCGCCCCCCGCCGCCCCCCTCCCTGGCCGGCTCGGAGGCCAAGCTGGAGCGCCTCCTGGCCGGGTACTCCGCCTTCGAGCGCAAGATCGGGTACTCCTTCCGGGACAAGTCCATCCTGCTGCAGGTATttattccgaaaattttcattaatatgtAATAGAATAAGATTttaagataagatttattaacaaaacagaatacacatacataacagtaagcaaaattaaataaagtagagttaaaaaaagcttacaaattataaaacataaattacaaacgtcatagcaaaacatgaagaaaatcttgactattgTTCAACATGAGTTAatagtaaattcaacactaaagagcgccaaaggcactgtccgcagtgttttttaattggtttagtatggagtacaaacacaaatatgtattaacagtaatatttacaaattaattttacacaagtaataaaaattttacactaAACAATtgttggactgtttgactccagaaaaaaaaacaatacctcgcattgaaacattcaatagtataaaaaatacaatacaaaatccctcccccccccccggttggcaagtcagtatattttatcagctaaaagttaattattgatagaatgtcgttattttgtatatattttgtaatagcgatcaaaaaaaaattatggccGGTTGGAGTCAATAAGAAAACTCATCGATTGAACGAAACCTGACTAATAAGTTGAGTTTGGACCACGATATGCGTTccctttttattattatgcattatACGATAAGCCGATCGATACAATGCATGAATCATATGCATACTAAAAATAACTTTGGTTTTTCGCTCAATAGGCCTTTTGTTgtatactaatgagaaaatataaagCGATATTGCAAACAGAAAGCGGATGATGACAGATTCCTGCTCAAATGCAACAAAATTCTAATATGCGCATGACACGTGGCAATAGTGTAACGTAAAAAGTAAATGTAATTGCTATGTTTTTAACAAGTAGTAGCCGATTAtta contains:
- the LOC129217751 gene encoding endoribonuclease Dicer-like, with translation MTTHVLKPPKLRRYHILESISSKTFIPREYQVELLDCARRRNTVVCLGTGTGKTFVAVMLIKELSHQTRLPTAQGGKRTAFLVPTVPLLHQQAKFVSDCTDLSVGRHFGGEAGERDREAWAAEIERCQVLVATPDVFRGLLQHGLAPLSAFNLVVFDECHRAVGAHPYARIMRFFDACAPADRPRVLGLSAPLVDGGCRPEEMERRIRRLEATLRASVQTASELTALGKYGSRPRECLAEYGPPPDDGGATLDALARLDAALAFLDCVDLGAEAEAIPPHPCRRPRRYLIEMAHVVGSLGPWCAARAARLFVGEIDSVLPGAPTALHVRLLVLARTALATVEALCRRSEAEDVVEAAPPKLKELLKILERYRPPKADDGEGDGGGRQAECPPQGGDLPPSKADPKTARGPRRSERRAKFGGLSDDGRALCGLVFVRRRVTARLLSEWLRACAAARPEAAGFLSPGYIVGGGGPDAPRQEEVLQRFRTRGLNVVVATAVVEEGMDVPKCNLVVRFDPPESFRAYVQSKGRARVNDSLYVMMVRARDREAFAETLCGYKAMEELLLSRCHEADRDMEEPVEPDVDDLLPPYAPGGEGDGKARVTLSSAIALVNRYCAKLPSDTFTRLTPKWKIKEELSEGGTPSFQCILRLPINAPVKKPIMGPWMKKKQLAKMAAALKTCEELHKAGELDDNLLPTGKEAVRAEDREDASDEEARKEERGPARPGTTKRRLYYFKKVADALRDARPSPGQPCHLYVLDMRLTCPIPEEQNTRGRKIHDPSRTPRSFGILARRPIPPVCSFPVFTRSGEVTVSVRPALGPPLELDQEQLECLSYFHRYTFGEVLRLEKYPMTYRPEEAEASHYVVPVTQDPDGEDCAIDWAFAESILRQRDRRPGKTSDEERRRFRFRTEEYRDAVVMPWYRNLDKPQFFYVAEICGELTPASDFPDTEYASFEEYYLKKYDIAIVNRDQPLLDVDHTSARLNLLTPRYVNRKGVTLPTSSEHTKRTKRENLQQKQILVPELCAVHPFPAYLWRKAVCLPCILYRLNALLLAEQLRLQVADAIHVGMRTLPADFRWPPLDFGWTLADILGSGPATGEKKRRRPDPAPVRNGRAVTNGETHDSKCEDTNGVMDFEIDVFDPSKLDIPDDDALLERELEEINFGADGSPFDLGGSFPIGNGLPPFPLWRPPADGDGSRVRYGSPSNFEGSGWDSEWDVDEDETSFRSVNFHGLDYISAPGLIDMESLSNDLASCRDDDLWDSMDDDSATSDDEEAPDVPHKPFPVSEPAVDRTLSDAREEACESTWLTCPSMTNDRSTESDSAEEESDPEIVATVEEIKRKERQKIDFLYPDGTCGEAGDGSKIDEMLRIVAKSEEELLSEARPPDADGEPDATSPKAAPLDHPGEAVLAFGELLPNRERHLPLDDNLRRVAFDADPDLSLHPGPGPGVILQALTMSNANDGINLERLETVGDSFLKYAITVHLFCAHPDIHEGKLSYLRSKQISNFNLFRLGRRKGLGESMVASKFEPYDNWLPPGYVVPRGLEEALIASGGVWDLGRLDDLTRMSEEEVRRSVEGRPPPDPRALVPYNLLTQHSIPDKSIADCVEALIGAYLVSCGSRGALLFMSWLGLRVLPVEADGSYGRPRPPPPPSLAGSEAKLERLLAGYSAFERKIGYSFRDKSILLQAFTHASYHYNTLTDCYQRLEFLGDAVLDYLITRHLYEDAKRHSPGTLTDLRSALVNNTFFASLAVKYDFHKFFKAISPGLFAVVNKFVLLKEHNPNMEDYLQAYYIEEEECEEMEDVEVPKALGDIFESVAGAIYLDSGMSLDTVWRVYYTMMKPEIEYFSDHVPKSPIRELLELEPQTAKFERAEMTVSGKVRVCVDVFGKGQFVGVGRNKRIAKCTAAKHALRELKRAKKL